From the genome of Mucilaginibacter paludis DSM 18603:
AACCGCTTGTAATTCTTCCTCGCTAAAACCACCGGTATTTACAATTACCGAATGTACCTCCATGTCCAGGTCACGGGTTAAATAAATACAGCAGAATGAGGTATCTAAACCACCGCTGTATGCCAATACTACTTTTTTCTTCATTGTGTAATTTTTAGTCCATGGTCCATAGTCGATGGTCCATGGGGTGTTTGTTTAGTCCATGGTCCATAGTCGATGGTCCATGGGGTGTTTTTTTAGTTCATAGTCCATGGTGTTTAGTCCATAGTCCATAATGTCAGTCGATCGCCGATAGTTTTTTCCATGGACCATGGACTATCGACTATGGACCACTCTTCAATAATCCTGTCCTATTTTTTTCAATGCGTTTTCAATCCGCTCGAGCAGGGTAGCTTTGTGCGTAATTTTTTTCATTTTTTCTTCGTACTCTTTTTGCTTTTCGGCTGGGTCAAACAGCATGGCGGTACACATGCAGTTTTTGCGGCCTTTGCTCATTAAAATATCGTAGTTTACACAGCTGGTACAGCCCTTCCAAAAATCCTCGTCCTGCGTTAATTCCGAGTAGGTTACGGGCTCGTAGCCCAGGTCGGAGTTGATTTTCATTACCGCAAGGCCCGTAGTTAAACCAAATATTTTAGCGTGCGGGTATTTAGTGCGCGATAATTCGAACACTTTGTGCTTGATGGCTTTGGCTAAACCAACCTTTCTGAATTCGGGATTAACAATTAAACCCGAATTGGCCACAAAATCGCCGTGGCTCCAGGTTTCAATATAGCAAAAACCCGCCCAGGTGCCATCCTTATACAAAGCAATTACAGCTTTGCCTTCCAGCATTTTATCGGCCACATATTCGGGCGAACGGCGGGCTATACCCGTACCACGCGCTTTTGCTGATTCGGCCATCTCGTCGCATATCGCCTGTGCATATTCAACATGTTGTCCGGTGGCAACCTGAATATCAAAATCTTGTATGGTCATTTAAAAAGAAAATATGAATTGGAAAATTAAATGGCCGTTTGGGGCCTTAATTGAAACAGATGATGGAAAAAAAAATGTTTTCTTTTTCCGGGATAGGACGATGATCGAATGATCAA
Proteins encoded in this window:
- a CDS encoding N-acetyltransferase, with amino-acid sequence MTIQDFDIQVATGQHVEYAQAICDEMAESAKARGTGIARRSPEYVADKMLEGKAVIALYKDGTWAGFCYIETWSHGDFVANSGLIVNPEFRKVGLAKAIKHKVFELSRTKYPHAKIFGLTTGLAVMKINSDLGYEPVTYSELTQDEDFWKGCTSCVNYDILMSKGRKNCMCTAMLFDPAEKQKEYEEKMKKITHKATLLERIENALKKIGQDY